cacgtttatcttgcgtgtgttgactttacaaaggatcAGATATCCACGAGCATCAGCTCGCACAACGAGCTGCTTTACCGACCCAACCTTAGGCCTTAAGGACTCCTTTCCCCAACCTTGGGCAGCATTGGCGAggtcttgaggatacctcgagctaaatgAGCCACGACCTGGAAAACAAAATCTCTGACCTGGGGAAGTtctcggactaaccttgattagtccgaggctcgaccttctaatcagcccgtgggaaaaccagggcgtacatctgccccccaagctcctgctcgtggtatatgacgtcatatatagaagaccacagtaggggcttttagacttccctacaacccttcacattccattttttgtgcaggcgtctgatacgtggaacgccgtgggtggtgacggtacgttttacgagaaccgcatttaatggcctagcctattgcccagccgtcgtttcatatttcgagtggaaggcctcggatccctcactagggtcatccaagagccttcttcacgtgatccttcccttatataaaaagggggtggccatccTACGCACGGACCACCCATTCATTCAGAAATTTccccaaatctctttccttcttccttctctgacttttagaagaacgaaaccctcgactctacTGCCACCACTTTCCTTGTTCTCGAAACTCaggcgcacgagtttctccaaagctttggaagctactgcattgacgaggctcctaccaacgcaacactcaCGTTTTCTATCCAGCtatatactgtaagttttctgaccctgttcattttgaaaatatgccactgtagcctaggtgagaatttttactgtagccgcatgcaagggttttctgggttgcgagggtaggagggtgacagccctttttaggctagggcacatttgttgtaggaaattgccttagagtatgggtttcaagatgcttcttcaggaacaatttctggttaggatttttaggaactttgggtgtaaaaccaggtagcttaggggatacgcttcaaaagcggttttgcatcGTTCTGCCAGTTGGAACttcccccccaaggcaaatttttactctgagcctcttgacacacggattccgagtaacCTGGGATCTATTGGGAGCAtatgcgcgtgttcattgaaccgcgtggttccactctccacgggctgggcttacctcagctcgtgtaaataataattgcttcgtccttctgcttgggtcgccttttctaaagtgttttcttttgttcgataggcgaccagatggctccaaaaagggaCTTGCctcagaagaatgtgggaagctCGATCTCCCAGCaagaaaaaggaaaggcggtgatgcccagctcgccgatcccccactttggcccggccgtggagagacaggtcgaggtggcccccgacgcattctttgaggcagagaggatcgtctcaaaggtgaccgaccaggcgaagatcaataAACTTTTCCTCACCCACAAGATCCCACTGGGGAAGGCCTCAGTCATAGCCCGACCTGCCgtggagggcgagcggagctgtacgCCGCTAGAAGAATCGTTCTCGGCCTAGAGCGGtgagcacttcaaggcaggggccttcctccccctggaccagtacttcgccgactttctgaactacgtggggctggccccatttcagctcccccccaactcctaccgtctgttggcggggttgaggtacttgttcaagaagcaggagtgggaggtccctactcctgctgatattttatatttcttttgcctcaaagccagcccggatcagcgggggcgaggtgacgggttttactatttaacccgttttccaaatacggcggcggtcatcgagctgccaagtcatccaaatgacttcaaggaccagtttttcatgtcaactgggttccggaactgtgagcaccactacttcaatcgtcctcgtaagtgaaccctgaccCTAGCTTGTCTTGtgagttttgtttaattttagctcCCCCGTACTCCATTCTGATTCCAgcccaaccttgcagccatctacgcgaggaccgagaagtctgcgaccctcgggggtcaatatgaaacactagcgggcttgccccccagtgaaaaggactaccgcgtgctcgtgacggacgagacgatggtgttctgcaaactgatttttccaaatcagactctgaacctgaagagaccccgggggccgcccccagctcgcgcaaacagacctatccccgtggaggaggtcgcggaagaggaggacgaaacagctgaagttccgctcgtgaggaatagaaagaggaccttggaggtcgctcaggggatggacaaggagaggatccaaaccggagcagccgcgggttcttccggtcaaggtaacccttatttgtttaagaatgtagatagggccactgcagacccccggctggttaggttcaaccctaggcagatcgtccatcgtcacgggagggatccggacctgaatacactcctgctccattgtgttgaccggctcgtgctggatcaccaagagagccggcctaggggtactaTAGTAGTAGATAACGCCATAGCTTTTAGGTCAatcctttttgaggagtatgagaccaacttacgcacatggccatcactccagaggggtaccTATGCCCCGGGGCTAagacaatatgtagaagagtcaagccccgagtcagaaccggacctagaatccgcgccagttcgtgagataattgtcctaggctcttccagctcggggggtagggctcccttaatattcgtatacttttttgcTTTTACTCTCTGCAtgtttgctaacttgtaataatcatgttttcgtctttggcagaagagatgtctcagcccgggggtaaTTTGCGGGGTGTAGTCTTCGGCGGGAATCCACGAGCAGGGCCAAGGCTAAAAAGGCTCCAAGAGTCCAAGAGcgcggccggggcctccaccaaatccccggctaaggagaaggaaaagaccccgccatcccaggtcgatGGGGCGATGCTCCCCGTTGCCCGAGCAGGAGacatgcccccgccgccccagcgGTCTCCACCATCCACCCAGAACATGGTACTGGAGGTCGGGGCTCCCGTGCTCCCGGACGTACGTATACCGGTCAACTCCCATGATTTAGGAAAGAtccccgaagcattccgggggacggtgtatgagtcggcgagctatgccgtcggccgcttctacaagctcaaagagaagGATCTCCGAGCTATCGAAGCAACAAGCCCCgtccgagtcatagagtcttcgCTGGAAATGACTTTAACGGTAATCTGCCCCACTCTTTTAAAGCTGTAACACTTATACAATGCCTTGTCTTTCCATTTAGCcaacttatccttcctttcttgcagggcattgctgccgctcatcgaggcatcgccaggaccaaggctcagctcgaggagatggaggctgagcgccaggccgcccttcaggaagctcaggcggcgaaagaCGTGCTGGCGACTTcgaaggccgagctagagaggaGTCGCTCCGAGAACCGAGAACTtaagacctcccttgccacttcgcgagcagatctcgaggcagcgaagaccgaggcccagaaTGCCCTGAAGGTcgccttggaagccgagcgggtcatctcggagcagtccctgcaggacctgttctatcactgctgggctcataacccggatgctgacttctcctttatgccgccggacctctgggattttttgctgccgaagctccaagcccgcctaaacaaagaggcaccgccctcggagactggggaggcctctggCGCGGTGGAGCAGGACGAGACTGCGACCTCAAAAGGGCCAGCTGACGGGGCCTAGGGCGCTTCTCTgagcatttttaattatttttattttctttgtaaccttttcatgaggtgttttcatctcgagacgatttacttggcaatcttaacttatatatatataagcctagttcatgctaaccgttatttatatcccgagctctttaagaaaaagccgcgaccaataaacttaagttaacttccaagttttacgacccggttaaaaccaggaacttattttgaaaacttagttcgtgttaacttttatccatatcccgagctctttaagaagaaccacgatcaataaatttaagttaacttctaagttctatgacccggttaaaaccaggaacttattttgaaaacttagttcgtgttaacttttatccatatcccgagctctttaagaagaaccacgatcaataaatttaagttaacttctaagttttatgacccggttaaaaccaggaacttattttgaaaatttagttCGCGCTAACCCTTACCCATAGATAAGAGTCAatacctaagtcgttaaggagacctggttatgtccaggtaccatatgccccccaagtaactgggaaagggtctttcgtggttacttgtaaaatcacacttgcaaatgAAAAGAAACATTCGATTCTTATTTACACATAGAAAGTGGccctccaggccttacaagtggatcactggtagtatttctttaagtggatggcattccaagtccgcgggatcgcccctccatcaagccgagctaacttataagttccctccttgatgacttcgacgacctggtatggtccttcccagttcggtcccaaaaccccatctttgggatctttaccggccaggaaaactctccttaggaccaaatcgccaacgctaaagacgcgttttttgaccttggtgttgaagtagcgagtgatcttgtgctgataatgggcgagttggagttgcgaatcctcccgcttttcatcaatcaggtctagggaatggcacaggagttcgtggagtatagaaatctcgaactgactgagttcgattgcccactttagcaaacgtcccgatgcttcaggcttttgcaacacctgccttagaggctgatcggtcatgacgtgtacagagtgggactggaagtacggcctgagcttttgcgaggccgtgattaggcagaacgccagtttttccatcagtgggtatcgcgactctgctccgaggagtctcttgctgatgtagtagactgacttttgaacttggtcctcttctcgcactagcACGACGCTTGCTGCATCCTTAGTGACGGCCATGTACAGataaagaggttctcctgccctgggcttgggcagtacgggcggctcagccagatgcgccttcaagtcgaggaatgcgctttcgcattctattgtccactcaaacttcttgtttccccggaccaggttgtagaagggcaaacacttgtcgattgatttggaaatgaaccggttgagtgctgccactcttcctgtgaggccttggacgtctttccgcgacctgggggaaggaagctcgagcagtgacctgattttgtcggggtttgcctcgattcctcgggtattgactatgaaccccaggaatttccctgatgcgacaccgaacgtgcatttctgaggattgagcctcatgccgtattctcgtagtaatttaaaacattcttccaggtcgggaacatggttgtcggcagtctttgatttgacaagcatgtcatcaacatacacctccatgttctttccgatctggtccgcgaacattctgtttactagcctctgataggtagctccggcattcttcagaccgaatggcatgactttgtagcaatagacattcgttggggtcatgaagcttgtatgctcctgatccgccgggttcatcacgatctgattgtagcctgagtacgcgtccatgaaggacatgagctcgtgccccgccgtggcatccaccagctgatcgatccttggcaatggaaagcaattcttggggcaggctttattcaggtcggagaagtcaatacaggtccgccacttcccgttgggctttggaaccagcacgggattagcgacccaaattggaaatttggcttcgcggataaaaccacattttttgagccgggccacttcttcttcaagcgcttcggctcgggtcgttcctaaacgcctctgcttttgggatttggcaggaacacttttatccaggtggagtgtatgcatgatgacactcggactaatccccaccatgtcctcgtgggaccaggcgaaTACGTCCAAGCTACTCTTCAGAAATgcaatcagctccgcctttctcttgttGCAGAGGTTCTTCCTAAGCTTAACCGTTCGTGACGGATTTTGTTCGTCAATGaccacctcctcgagctcctcaatagcttggagctcggatctatcctcgcctactccGGGGTCAATGCCCTCGTTTAgggcgatcttttcctcttcggaaatccgaggtttttcaatctcgggagccgccttgggtccctgagattcctcttcaccctgaatggccattgccagctgcccgggtttagactttcccttcatggaaatgctgtagcattccctggcagcgagctgatcgcccttgatggtactgactcctgttgaagtagggaacttcatggcgaggtgccgaaCGGAAGTGATGGcttcgaaagctatgagcgcaggtcggcccaaaatggcgttgtaggcagcggagcagtcaatgaccacgaactcaagtagcttggagactgtccgagactcttctcctagggtgatcaccagctcgatcgtccctatcgctaccgatccttctcccgaaaagccatacagcatcatcgaggtggccttttagctcggcgacagtcagacccatcttttctaaggtggatcggaataggaggttcaccgagctcccattgtccaccaacactctccttactttccggttggcgagctggactgctacgaccaagggatcgttatgagggaattggacatggcatgcgtcttcctccgtgaaagttatcggttgtttctctaaccgttgctgttttgactgacgttgCTCCGGGGCGAACTCTGCTTCGTTATGAgcctttaactcattcacatacctcttctgtgcgcctctgctcgtgccagccatatgcggccctccagagatggtggatatctctccctcaatcacgggagggacgtcctgatctacccgaggcccgggctgattggctgggacttctggagttggtcgacccgttgggaccctgtttcgtgaatattgcgccaaggggcctactcggatgagagtctcgatttcatcttttagatgtctgcaatcgtcggtattgtggccgatgtcgttatggaaacggcaaaacttcgaagtatctctctttcccttgtggtgcttcaatggctccggccttttccaggggacccgagcagcgttggccaggaaaatattttccctggactgggtgagctcggtatatgttgtgaatacgggcttgaatttatccacagacttattcttcttttgaccgtgctggctgttttcaccgtttccctttcttttgccccCGCCGGGCTGATTGTTCTGCGCGTCGCCGGGAATTGTCACCGAGATCTCCGTCCCTGCTCCTGCGGGCTTCTcaggaacctggctggttcccgcggctgaagcttcagcttcctctaagtttatccattcttgggctctgttaaggaattcgttaaccgagccgactcccttcctttgaatatctttccacaggtctcctccgaccaggattccggttctcatggccatgagcttagagctatcgtcagcgtcccgagctcgagcagcgacattcgcgaatctactcaggtaggcttttagcgtctcaccgggctgctgtcttatGTTAGCTAGGGAGTCTGCCTGgattcgggcggcctgggaggcgcggaatgcccttttgaaatcagctaaaaaagtcttccaggaactgattgactgtcttttactttgcttgaaccactgcctggcaggtccgatcagtgtggaaggaaagatcaagcaatgcagctccgggccgatgttatgagccatcattagggtgttgaacattcccaaatgatccgacgggtctccgtccccgttgaactttgacaaatggggcatacggaaaccagacgggtaggccgtcgctgctatattaggggcgaagagttccatttcgtcgctagaatcatactcgtctttttctttttttgtcaggagctttctcatcagctcctccatctgagtcaagcgctcaagggttttgtcatGAGATCTtaggttattccggggctgttccacagctccggacccattgtacacattaggtgggttgttgcccctcctatcttgagaaaggttatttgggacattccctccgttacgtacttcggatcggacccccgcCGAGCGGGCCTGCCTACCATCTTCGGTTCGatcgtctctgtgagagttgaggcgatctcggaggtcgcctccTTGTGTAGTCTGGatactttgtgccgaactcagtctctgacgcaggtctcctcccgagagatcactccggcgactatcagtccagtggctcctgctggataggcttggagtgcgtctttggcggttacGACCTGACCcttcccctggcaccctgctgcgccaggaaggcccaggcgacggcgggtctctcctactactcccgtaggcTGGGACGTCCCGAATGGgttgaggagatgggtatctgattggagaaggaggatgcctgactggggaggcgatcctagttccgtccgtacggatcaaatttggcgggggcctttcagccctgccaGCTTGTTGGTCTTGCAtagggcgagctggacgaggtgcaggacggTCTTCTGGGACGGGCTGGCGCTGCTGGCATGCCCCGAATCTCCTTCGggagtttcctcgagctctcctgggcgccctcgaggaaggttgagagctaggggttgacgtcctcaCTGAACGGCTGTATTCCTGTTGTCTGACCCCAGGcctttccctgaagtttgcctctcgatggtgcgatgaaggggcggagttggctgcatgaggcctatctgaacggctatgcctggaccgattactccggcgagacttaggagcctcaccttgcctctctccaacattaacgttggttgtgagagggggtagtcgggccagaaaaTCCTGGATCTGCCGAccggctgttgctaactggctcctcagttgagcattctccatttccaccgtagtataataacacgggtttggattaggtggccggggtgctgagctaccagtgtcgtcctggcccgccggctgctttcctggcctctgctggacttcaggaatttgctcatcagggatggcaacatggtgggccaCCTGCCCATCATGAggttctgtttcgttgccatgcctggatcgagtggtcaccatagttgggtgTTTGCGGTAGCACTAATcgaactagctctcaatgaaagcaccaaactgttgacgcggttcttcgccaacaggtaattaagagaagaagagaaagggattagtgctgaaaataGAActgtcacagatatgaaatcttagagaatgaactatgtgactcaagacacgttttttaagtggttcaaaggttgaaaatccttctactccactagtcaatattattgatctattctgggtatttggtttacaaagtatatggctcttcagagactattttttccaacccctatcaactcccagggtccccatatttataggagaaggcacctggaagttggtagggaggtcatcacgtgaccttaccattggtcatatcaactctgtaacatttatgattaattcctaaacctgacacataagtgtggtctaatcagtatgtaaggagataatgggccgcacggcccaacccagccgtgggtgtctgaatgcgcacgttcctgatgcgtgccCGGAAAGTCAGGGAGacatcggacacgtgatgtcagatataggcacgtttatcttgcgtgtgttgactttacaaaggatcAGAGATCCACGAGCATCAGCTCGCACAACGAGCTGCTTTACCGACCCAACCTTAGGCCTTAAGGACTCCTTCCCCCAACCTTGGGTAGCATTGGCGAggtcttgaggatacctcgagctaaatgAGCCACGACCTGGAAAACAAAATCTCTGACCTGGGGAAGTtctcggactaaccttgattagtccgaggctcgaccttctaatcagcccgtgggaaaaccagggcgtacaataatGATtccttattaattaaaaaaaactcaaattaTTTTTaacacttttgttattttcaatcattttattttatcttgttttcataatattttttatgaaataatgtatatttcttttaaaaaaaatgtgagcataagttgaaaaaaaattatatattaatttttttattaaaatgtcTTAATCAAATTTTTAGGTTCAGATATAATATAccatatataattattttaataattcaccaagtgttttataatttattaaatcGGTTCTCCTCttactttaattttttaaaagaaaaagaagatttTATTCtttacttttttaaaaaataatttaatttttgtttgttttgagcaaatttaatttgtgtttaaattGCTTTTATTTTGGTTTGATTCTTCCACTGTTCTGGTGTAGTAGTAATGATTCAAATGAATGAGGAGGTGGCCCTGACCTTTCTTCCTTAATTTTCTCTCCATATgacctttttattttctttccaaccaaacaaaaaataaataaatatttacttaacgaaattcaaaataaatacagTCCAAGATTAAATTATAATGAGGTAAATCCCGAAAAGGAAATCAAAAATCACAAcctccatttattttattttttttatttacaaaaaaaaaaaaaaatcttattccTCCTTCGCCGCCTCCTCttcaacatatatattttttcctttGTCTGAAACCCTACAAAAACGTCTTCTCCTTCCTCTGTATCGATGTTACCCTAATCACGATCCGCGGTTCTCAATGCTCAGATATTCCCTCATCTGAGGTCAGTTTCCAACTTTCCCCTCAATCTTCAATTTGTTCTAGGTTTTACTGTTGTCAATTTCTCATTTTGTTTTCATCTGTCTTAGGATGATGTTGATTTCTCCAATTAATTGCTGAAATTGTTGAAATTTTCGTTTCAGATCTCCTCGGATCGATTGGATGCGTTTCGTGGTTTCTGGgtcttaaatttaaaaaaatttgtggGCTCAAGGAATGTCGCTCTTGCCGAAGACCGACTCTATTCATATTCGCGAGGTTTGGAATGAGAATCTCGAAGAGGAGTTCGCTTTAATTCGAGAAATCGTCGATGAGTATCCGTACGTCGCTATGGATACGGAGTTCCCCGGAATCGTTATCCGCCCAGTGGGAAATTTCAAGAACAGTTACGACTTCCATTACCAGACCTTGAAGGACAACGTTGATATGTTGAAGTTGATTCAATTGGGCTTAACATTTTCCGACGAGGAGGGCAACTTACCCTCTTGTGGAACCGATCAGTACTGCATTTGGCAATTCAATTTCCGCGAATTCAACGTCAATGAAGACGTATTTGCCAACGATTCGATTGAGCTATTGCGCCAAAGCGGCATTGATTTCAAGAAGAACAACGAGAATGGCATCGACGTTAAGCGATTTGGGGAGCTCCTAATGTCATCTGGGATTGTGTTGAACGACAATGTTCATTGGGTGACTTTCCATAGTGGGTATGATTTTGGGTACTTGCTTAAGCTCTTGACTTGCCAGAATTTGCCAGAGACCCAATTGGGGTTCTTCAATTTGATCAACATGTACTTCCCAACAGTGTATGATATCAAACACTTGATGAAGTTCTGTAACAGCCTTCATGGGGGATTGAACAAGCTAGCAGAGTTGTTGGAAGTGGAAAGAGTCGGCATATGTCACCAGGCAGGTTCGGATAGTTTGCTTACTTCTTGTACATTCAGGAAACTCAAAGAGAACTTCTTTAGTGGTTCTATGACGAAATATGCTGGTGTTTTGTATGGTTTAGGCGTTGAGAATGGACAGAATATTACTCAGCCTTATTGAATTTGTGAgtgaaaaaaaaacaacaaagtcACTATAAGATTAGAAAGCCTGTGAATGCATTTTcatctttcttttcttctccttcgTATCCATGTTTTCTAATGTGCACTTTTGGTAGCAAGTTTCTTTatttatgaaatttttttataCTCCTATTATCTACTACTATAACTATTCGTGTTTAAACTTCATTTCTTTAACACTTTTGATGCTTTTGTTGAGCTCATTTGCACATAATCTCATCATTATGTTAGGCATCTTAAAGATACATCTTTGCTCTAACTGGACATTTCTTATTGAGAAAATGATACCTACTGGGACATTTCTTGTCTAATTAACAATAGTATGTGCACGATGTGCTTTGATAATTtgtgtatagtttttattttctgGAAAAAATGTCACTGaaagtttttttaattatattttctatATATGGTTTGCTAAGTCTTTCCCAACTAGAAAGCGAAGCTAAAACTTTCATTTTCGTGTCGTTTTATGGATCAGTCGTTCTATCATTTTGTATCCTATTTTGCTACTTCAACTTAATGTTGTTGGATTGTTAGCATTTTCTGTTGAAGATTAAATAGGTTTTATAATTAAAGCTGGTTGATACTGTTTTTATCTTTCTATAAATGTTGTAGATAGTGTAAATTCTTAATGACaagataaatttaataaaaaaaattgacttaAAAGGGGGTTAATTGTGAGTTTAAGCTAAACTTCACATTCACATTCATTTTTTATTCTCCATCAGGAATGGGAACACGACATGTCGTTTGTAAGTAAGGATTTTA
This genomic interval from Humulus lupulus chromosome 8, drHumLupu1.1, whole genome shotgun sequence contains the following:
- the LOC133796464 gene encoding probable CCR4-associated factor 1 homolog 6; its protein translation is MSLLPKTDSIHIREVWNENLEEEFALIREIVDEYPYVAMDTEFPGIVIRPVGNFKNSYDFHYQTLKDNVDMLKLIQLGLTFSDEEGNLPSCGTDQYCIWQFNFREFNVNEDVFANDSIELLRQSGIDFKKNNENGIDVKRFGELLMSSGIVLNDNVHWVTFHSGYDFGYLLKLLTCQNLPETQLGFFNLINMYFPTVYDIKHLMKFCNSLHGGLNKLAELLEVERVGICHQAGSDSLLTSCTFRKLKENFFSGSMTKYAGVLYGLGVENGQNITQPY